A genome region from Tolypothrix sp. PCC 7712 includes the following:
- the purE gene encoding 5-(carboxyamino)imidazole ribonucleotide mutase translates to MSPIVGIIMGSDSDLPTMKDAIAICEEFGVEAEVAIVSAHRTPERMVQYAQTAHQRGIKVIIAGAGGAAHLPGMVAALTPLPVIGVPVATRNLQGVDSLYSIVQMPGGIPVATVAIGNAKNAGLLAVQILASHQPALLEKVQKYRQILSESVMAKQAKLEQLGYQEYLKTELP, encoded by the coding sequence ATGTCTCCCATTGTCGGTATTATCATGGGCAGCGATTCTGACTTGCCCACCATGAAAGATGCGATCGCAATTTGTGAAGAGTTTGGTGTAGAAGCTGAAGTGGCGATCGTTTCTGCTCATCGTACCCCAGAACGCATGGTGCAATATGCACAAACAGCACACCAACGCGGTATTAAAGTGATTATTGCTGGTGCTGGTGGAGCGGCTCATCTTCCCGGAATGGTTGCTGCTTTAACTCCTCTCCCGGTAATTGGTGTTCCTGTTGCTACTCGTAATTTACAAGGTGTTGATTCTTTGTATTCAATTGTACAAATGCCTGGTGGGATTCCTGTAGCCACAGTAGCAATTGGTAATGCTAAAAATGCCGGACTTTTAGCGGTGCAAATTCTTGCTAGCCATCAACCAGCATTATTAGAAAAAGTCCAAAAATATCGGCAAATTCTATCAGAATCAGTAATGGCAAAGCAAGCTAAACTAGAACAACTGGGCTATCAAGAATATCTCAAAACGGAATTGCCATAA
- the nagA gene encoding N-acetylglucosamine-6-phosphate deacetylase, with amino-acid sequence MTKATPRAIAKNVDIINARVPGYKNLQMLLINEAGIIEQILPMTTVFKRVAGPDLQVLDIAGDWISLGGVDLQINGALGLAFPELEPNNAELLPKISQFLWDAGVDGFLPTLVTTSVENIQRSLAIIADFMQTQTTGSQILGVHLEGPFLNSQKRGAHPAEYLLPLTLNEVKRVLGDYAHVVKVITLAPELDPTGEVIPYLRSLGITISLGHSQATAAQAQQAFELGATMVTHAFNAMPPLHHREPGLLGAAITHPHVMSGFIADGQHVVPTMLQILIRAACGLFLVSDALAPLGLPDGLYPWDSRQIEVKHGTARLPDGTLSGTTLPLLVGVQNLVKWGICDIETAIILATDAPRRAIALPGISPSQPANLLRWHWQEATRELTWQRLFM; translated from the coding sequence ATGACTAAAGCAACACCAAGAGCGATCGCCAAGAATGTAGATATCATTAATGCCAGAGTCCCAGGGTATAAAAACTTGCAGATGCTCTTGATTAATGAGGCTGGAATTATCGAGCAAATTCTGCCGATGACTACTGTATTTAAGCGAGTTGCTGGGCCAGATTTGCAAGTTTTAGATATTGCGGGTGATTGGATTTCTTTAGGCGGTGTTGATTTACAGATTAATGGGGCTTTAGGTTTAGCATTTCCGGAATTAGAACCTAATAATGCTGAGTTATTGCCTAAAATATCGCAATTTTTATGGGATGCGGGCGTTGATGGTTTCTTGCCTACATTAGTAACAACTTCTGTGGAAAATATTCAGCGATCGCTAGCAATTATCGCTGATTTTATGCAAACTCAAACCACAGGTTCTCAAATTCTGGGTGTACATTTAGAAGGGCCATTTTTAAACTCTCAAAAGCGCGGCGCGCATCCTGCTGAATATCTCTTGCCTTTGACGCTAAATGAAGTGAAGCGGGTTTTGGGTGACTATGCCCATGTTGTGAAAGTTATCACCCTCGCACCAGAGTTAGATCCAACTGGGGAAGTCATTCCATATTTGCGTTCTTTGGGCATCACCATCAGTTTAGGGCATTCTCAGGCGACAGCCGCCCAAGCACAACAAGCCTTTGAATTAGGCGCAACAATGGTTACCCATGCTTTTAACGCTATGCCACCATTACATCACCGCGAACCAGGATTATTAGGCGCAGCAATTACCCATCCTCATGTGATGTCTGGTTTTATTGCCGATGGACAGCACGTTGTGCCCACAATGTTACAAATTCTCATTCGTGCGGCTTGTGGATTATTCCTCGTCAGCGATGCCTTGGCACCTTTGGGATTACCCGACGGCTTGTATCCTTGGGACAGTCGGCAAATAGAGGTTAAGCACGGTACAGCAAGACTACCTGATGGAACACTATCTGGAACAACTTTACCCTTGTTAGTTGGTGTGCAAAATTTAGTGAAGTGGGGCATTTGTGACATAGAGACAGCCATTATACTGGCTACTGATGCACCTAGACGCGCGATCGCACTCCCAGGCATTTCTCCCAGCCAACCCGCCAATTTATTGCGCTGGCATTGGCAGGAAGCTACACGAGAGTTGACTTGGCAGCGATTGTTCATGTAA